One genomic region from Egicoccus sp. AB-alg6-2 encodes:
- a CDS encoding TIGR01777 family oxidoreductase yields the protein MRIAITGATGLLGGALTASLRDDGHQVVRVTRSREQADAGDVVWDPAGDTIDAAGLEGLDGVVHLAGEPIGDARWSDATKRRIRDSRVQGTGLLSRTLASLSTPPPVLLSASAVGYYGDRGDEILTEDSTPGDDFLARVCRDWEAAAAPARAAGIRVVHPRTGVVLAADGPLIDKIELPFKLGIGGKVGRGRQYVPWIALRDHVRALRFLLDHDLEGPVNLTAPEPATNAQLTTALGEVMRRPTVLPIPTFAVTALYGEMGRTLATVSQRARPARLLEAGFTFEHPDLRDALRLALDRSAAA from the coding sequence GTGCGGATCGCGATCACCGGCGCAACCGGACTTCTCGGCGGGGCGTTGACCGCCTCCCTGCGCGACGACGGTCACCAGGTCGTCCGGGTGACCCGCTCGCGCGAGCAGGCGGACGCCGGCGACGTCGTCTGGGACCCGGCCGGCGACACCATCGACGCGGCCGGCCTCGAAGGGCTCGACGGCGTGGTCCACCTCGCCGGTGAACCGATCGGCGACGCGCGCTGGTCCGATGCCACCAAGCGACGGATCCGCGACAGCCGGGTGCAGGGGACGGGGCTGCTCTCCCGAACGCTGGCGTCGCTGTCGACGCCGCCACCCGTGCTGCTGTCGGCGTCGGCCGTCGGCTACTACGGCGACCGCGGGGACGAGATCCTCACCGAGGACTCCACGCCCGGCGACGACTTCCTGGCGCGGGTGTGCCGGGACTGGGAGGCGGCGGCGGCCCCCGCGCGCGCCGCCGGCATCCGGGTCGTGCACCCGCGCACCGGCGTCGTCCTCGCCGCGGATGGGCCGCTGATCGACAAGATCGAGTTGCCCTTCAAGCTCGGCATCGGCGGCAAGGTCGGTCGAGGGCGGCAGTACGTGCCCTGGATCGCGCTGCGCGACCACGTCCGCGCGCTGCGGTTCCTCCTCGACCATGACCTCGAGGGGCCGGTCAACCTCACGGCGCCCGAGCCGGCCACCAACGCGCAGCTGACCACGGCGCTCGGCGAGGTCATGCGGCGTCCGACGGTGCTGCCGATCCCGACCTTCGCGGTGACCGCCCTGTACGGCGAGATGGGACGCACGCTGGCCACCGTCAGCCAGCGGGCCCGGCCGGCGCGGCTGCTCGAGGCCGGCTTCACGTTCGAGCACCCGGACCTGCGCGACGCGCTCCGGCTCGCCCTGGACCGTTCCGCCGCCGCTTGA
- a CDS encoding serine hydrolase domain-containing protein, protein MSGALDVRLQTLLERAVDRRRRVRHGLLAVSRTDGSWSWEGAHGTGAVAGGPVTTRMRYPIASVTKLFTAVTVLRLVEQGRLALDERIVDVLPAEVTAGLHVIGEDDHTDRITVEHLLDHSSGLPDYYGEAPRGGRSAQDRLLAGEDAPVPFGEVLRIVREELTPHFPPQPFDAPKRRARYADTNYQLLAAVAEQRTRQALSELFDTMLFGPLGLDDTSSYPHPPRSGASAEPEVHVFARDVVLQPQGALRHQVADGGIVSTLADQVRFLTAVVEGAVFEDPATWPRMLQRRNRIFFPIEYGLGVMRYAPARWMSPTFAIPPIVGHTGSTATWSFHCPELDLVVAGTFDVAQPPLPFRFLPHVLRAVAGAGR, encoded by the coding sequence GTGAGCGGCGCGCTCGACGTCCGGCTGCAGACGCTGCTCGAGCGCGCGGTCGATCGCCGGCGGCGGGTGCGGCACGGCCTGCTCGCCGTCTCCCGGACCGACGGATCGTGGTCCTGGGAGGGGGCGCACGGCACCGGCGCGGTCGCGGGCGGGCCGGTGACGACGCGGATGCGGTACCCGATCGCCAGCGTCACCAAGCTGTTCACCGCGGTCACGGTGCTGCGGCTGGTCGAGCAGGGCCGGCTCGCCCTCGACGAACGCATCGTCGACGTGCTGCCGGCGGAGGTGACCGCCGGACTGCACGTGATCGGCGAGGACGATCACACCGACCGGATCACCGTCGAGCACCTGCTCGACCACTCCTCCGGCCTGCCCGACTACTACGGGGAGGCGCCGCGGGGTGGGCGGAGCGCACAGGACCGACTGTTGGCCGGCGAGGACGCCCCGGTGCCCTTCGGTGAGGTGCTGCGGATCGTCCGCGAGGAGCTCACGCCGCACTTCCCCCCGCAGCCGTTCGACGCCCCGAAGCGTCGGGCGCGGTACGCGGACACCAACTACCAGCTGTTGGCGGCCGTCGCGGAACAGCGCACCCGACAGGCGCTGAGCGAGTTGTTCGACACGATGCTGTTCGGGCCGCTCGGGCTCGACGACACCTCGTCCTACCCGCATCCACCACGATCCGGGGCGTCGGCCGAACCGGAGGTGCACGTCTTCGCCCGGGACGTCGTGCTGCAGCCGCAGGGGGCACTGCGCCACCAGGTCGCCGACGGCGGCATCGTCTCGACGCTGGCGGACCAGGTGCGCTTCCTCACGGCGGTGGTGGAGGGCGCGGTCTTCGAGGACCCGGCGACCTGGCCCCGGATGCTGCAGCGCCGCAACCGGATCTTCTTCCCCATCGAGTACGGGCTGGGCGTGATGCGGTACGCACCGGCGCGCTGGATGTCGCCGACCTTCGCGATCCCGCCGATCGTGGGTCACACCGGCTCGACCGCCACGTGGTCGTTCCACTGCCCGGAGCTCGACCTCGTCGTGGCCGGCACGTTCGACGTGGCCCAGCCGCCCCTTCCGTTCCGCTTCCTGCCGCACGTGCTGCGCGCCGTCGCCGGCGCGGGGCGCTGA
- a CDS encoding aminotransferase class I/II-fold pyridoxal phosphate-dependent enzyme — translation MSTTTRTPLVARMRGFGTTIFSEMTALAQAHGAVNLGQGFPDEDPPAAMVDAAAQAMRDGHNQYAPGPGVPPLRQAIARHQRRFHDLAYDPDDEISVTFGATEALAATLLAVCDRDDEVLVLEPTYDAYTAVLALVGAVEVRVPLRAPAFALDLDAFDAAITPRTRAVILNTPHNPTGTVLGPDELDRIAALCVEHDLVAITDEVYEHLVFDGVHVPLASRPGMRERTVTISSAGKTFSCTGWKVGWACAPPALTSALRTTKQFLSFSGGTPLQHAVAVGLDAGDDVYDAVRALHRSRRDRLVDGLVAGGCQVARPAGGYFVTMDVRDLGHDDGEAFCRWAPEALGVAAVPVSAFVHDADATVRPLIRLAFCKPESRIDEGVERLLRARSHTSAGGRP, via the coding sequence ATGAGCACCACGACCCGCACCCCGCTGGTGGCCCGGATGCGCGGCTTCGGCACCACCATCTTCAGTGAGATGACCGCGCTCGCGCAGGCACACGGCGCCGTCAACCTCGGCCAGGGATTCCCCGACGAGGACCCGCCTGCCGCCATGGTCGACGCCGCCGCGCAGGCCATGCGCGACGGGCACAACCAGTACGCGCCCGGTCCCGGCGTCCCACCGCTGCGCCAGGCGATCGCCCGCCACCAGCGCCGCTTCCACGACCTCGCCTACGACCCCGACGACGAGATCAGCGTCACGTTCGGCGCCACCGAGGCGCTGGCCGCGACGTTGCTGGCCGTCTGTGACCGCGACGACGAGGTGCTGGTCCTCGAGCCGACCTACGACGCCTACACCGCGGTGCTGGCCCTCGTCGGTGCGGTCGAGGTGCGCGTCCCGCTGCGGGCGCCCGCCTTCGCGCTCGATCTCGACGCGTTCGATGCCGCCATCACGCCCCGCACCCGGGCCGTGATCCTCAACACCCCGCACAACCCGACCGGCACGGTCCTCGGCCCGGACGAACTGGACCGGATCGCCGCGCTGTGCGTCGAGCACGACCTGGTCGCGATCACCGACGAGGTGTACGAGCACCTGGTCTTCGACGGCGTGCACGTCCCGCTGGCGTCGCGGCCCGGGATGCGCGAGCGGACGGTCACGATCTCGTCGGCCGGCAAGACCTTCTCGTGCACCGGATGGAAGGTCGGCTGGGCGTGTGCCCCGCCGGCGCTCACCAGCGCGCTGCGCACCACCAAGCAGTTCCTGTCGTTCTCCGGCGGCACGCCCCTGCAGCACGCGGTCGCCGTGGGTCTGGACGCCGGCGACGACGTCTACGACGCGGTGCGTGCGTTGCACCGCTCGCGCCGTGACCGGCTGGTCGACGGGCTGGTCGCCGGCGGCTGCCAGGTGGCACGACCGGCCGGCGGCTACTTCGTCACGATGGACGTCCGCGACCTCGGCCACGACGACGGCGAGGCATTCTGCCGCTGGGCCCCCGAAGCGCTCGGCGTGGCCGCCGTGCCCGTCAGCGCGTTCGTCCACGACGCGGACGCGACGGTCCGGCCGCTGATCCGCCTCGCGTTCTGCAAGCCCGAGTCGCGCATCGACGAGGGGGTCGAACGCCTCCTCCGTGCCCGCTCGCACACGTCCGCAGGAGGACGCCCATGA
- a CDS encoding RimK family alpha-L-glutamate ligase gives MHVALVTAASGPDFIAEVDAPLAAALRTRGVEVHEPRWDDTAVDWGAFDLAVVRTTWDYPGRRKAFVAWAESTAERTRLLNSADVLRWNTHKSYLLELEERGAPVVPTAWLGRGDEVVLDDLLASRGWDRAVVKPAVGAGASGLARVRRGEPGGQDHLDAEVAAGDVLVQPYLPAVETRGELSVVVVEGEISHAVRKTPDDGEFRIHEEFGGRHHVEDLDVDTAALARWIVESTGHDLLLARVDLIEDELGQPQLVELEATEPDLYLRLHPEAADRVADAIVRRAEDATRPTSA, from the coding sequence ATGCACGTCGCCCTGGTCACCGCTGCCTCCGGACCCGACTTCATCGCCGAGGTGGACGCCCCGCTGGCCGCCGCGCTGCGCACCCGTGGCGTCGAGGTCCACGAGCCGCGGTGGGACGACACCGCCGTCGACTGGGGTGCGTTCGACCTCGCCGTCGTGCGCACCACCTGGGACTATCCCGGGCGGCGGAAGGCGTTCGTCGCCTGGGCCGAGTCGACCGCGGAACGCACGCGGCTGCTCAACTCTGCCGACGTGCTGCGCTGGAACACCCACAAGTCCTACCTGCTCGAACTCGAGGAACGCGGCGCACCGGTCGTGCCGACGGCCTGGCTCGGCCGCGGCGACGAGGTCGTGCTCGACGACCTGCTGGCGTCGCGTGGCTGGGACCGGGCGGTCGTCAAGCCGGCGGTCGGGGCCGGCGCGAGCGGCCTGGCCCGGGTGCGTCGCGGTGAACCCGGCGGCCAGGACCACCTCGATGCCGAGGTGGCCGCCGGCGACGTGCTCGTGCAGCCCTACCTGCCGGCCGTCGAGACCCGCGGCGAGCTGTCGGTCGTGGTCGTCGAGGGCGAGATCAGCCACGCCGTCCGCAAGACGCCCGACGACGGCGAGTTCCGCATCCACGAGGAGTTCGGCGGCCGCCACCACGTCGAGGACCTCGACGTGGACACCGCCGCCCTGGCCCGTTGGATCGTGGAGTCGACCGGTCACGACCTGCTGCTGGCGCGCGTCGACCTGATCGAGGACGAGCTCGGGCAGCCGCAACTGGTCGAGCTCGAGGCCACCGAACCCGACCTCTACCTGCGCCTGCACCCCGAGGCGGCCGACCGGGTCGCCGACGCCATCGTGCGTCGAGCTGAGGACGCCACCCGTCCGACCTCCGCCTGA
- a CDS encoding acyl-CoA desaturase, with amino-acid sequence MSTLATPRPEPTVRGVELAPPRAVRWQRFSILLIVALPLVGLAAAISWGWGRGVGAVDLGLLLGFYVFTGLGITVGFHRLLTHQSFRVPQWVRVLFAVAGSMAIQGSVIDWVATHRRHHAYSDRPGDPHSPHVDAGDGLVGLLKGLWFAHTGWLFSPERTVQQAWAPDLLKDPAMVRVNKLFPWLLAASFVAPAVLGGLLTMSFAGALTGFLWGGLVRIFLLHHVTWSINSICHVFGTRPWAAHDESRNNPVMALLGFGEGWHNGHHAFPASARHGLRWWEFDVSWVVIRTMQVLRLARDIKLPSTTQLERRSRTGA; translated from the coding sequence GTGTCCACACTCGCGACGCCCCGCCCCGAGCCCACCGTCCGTGGCGTCGAGCTCGCCCCGCCCCGCGCGGTGCGCTGGCAGCGCTTCTCCATCCTGTTGATCGTCGCCCTGCCGCTGGTGGGGCTCGCCGCCGCCATCTCCTGGGGCTGGGGCCGCGGGGTCGGCGCGGTCGACCTCGGCCTGCTGCTGGGCTTCTACGTCTTCACCGGGCTCGGGATCACCGTCGGATTCCACCGGCTGCTGACCCACCAGAGCTTCCGGGTCCCGCAGTGGGTGCGCGTGCTGTTCGCCGTCGCCGGCTCCATGGCCATCCAGGGCAGCGTGATCGACTGGGTCGCGACGCACCGCCGCCACCACGCCTATTCCGACCGCCCCGGCGACCCACACTCGCCGCACGTCGACGCCGGTGACGGGCTCGTCGGGCTGCTCAAGGGCCTGTGGTTCGCCCACACCGGCTGGTTGTTCTCGCCCGAGCGCACCGTGCAGCAGGCCTGGGCGCCGGACCTGCTCAAGGACCCCGCCATGGTGCGGGTCAACAAGCTGTTCCCGTGGCTGCTGGCCGCGTCGTTCGTCGCGCCCGCGGTCCTCGGCGGCCTGCTGACGATGTCGTTCGCCGGCGCCCTCACCGGCTTCCTCTGGGGCGGGCTCGTGCGCATCTTCCTGCTCCACCACGTCACCTGGTCGATCAACTCGATCTGCCACGTCTTCGGTACCCGCCCCTGGGCGGCCCACGACGAGAGCCGCAACAACCCGGTGATGGCGCTGCTCGGCTTCGGTGAGGGCTGGCACAACGGTCACCACGCCTTCCCGGCGTCCGCGCGACACGGGCTGCGATGGTGGGAGTTCGACGTCTCGTGGGTCGTGATCCGCACGATGCAGGTGCTCCGCCTCGCGCGCGACATCAAGCTGCCCTCCACCACGCAACTCGAACGGCGGTCGCGCACGGGCGCGTAG
- a CDS encoding glycosyltransferase family 4 protein: protein MRVLLLTWEYPPRVVGGLGRHCVALARNLVARGHEVHVVTRDHPEDPAPAEEWLEGVHVVRVTEAPPVIPFDDLVPWVLAFNNRVQAAAAKLARRHDFDVVHAHDWLVAYAAAGIKDAFELPLVATVHATEYGRHQGWLPGPMNKLIHQVEWWLTYEARRVITCSDYMRGQVEDIFALPPDKIDVVPNGVAVRDFALPATEVDAFRRTLVGPRTRMVLFAGRLEYEKGVQTVLEALQNVRGAVGPVKFFIAGIGTYSDELRRRVRELGLRRHVHFTGFLEDHELRLHYAAADVAVAPSIYEPFGLVAVEAMACGTPVVAGDTGGLREIVAGGSGLSFPPQDADELAAALVRVLTDDGLAQRMVARARRRIADRYDWSSVAAATVDVYGRAADEEAALAGREQRPALRALLHAAPILEFGEAAG, encoded by the coding sequence ATGCGTGTCCTACTGCTCACCTGGGAGTACCCGCCGCGGGTCGTCGGCGGGCTGGGCCGCCATTGCGTCGCCCTGGCCCGCAACCTGGTGGCGCGGGGCCACGAGGTCCACGTCGTCACGCGCGACCATCCCGAGGATCCCGCGCCCGCCGAGGAGTGGCTCGAGGGCGTGCACGTGGTCCGGGTGACCGAGGCGCCGCCGGTGATCCCGTTCGACGACCTGGTGCCGTGGGTCCTGGCGTTCAACAATCGGGTACAGGCGGCGGCCGCGAAGCTGGCCCGCCGCCACGACTTCGACGTCGTCCACGCCCACGACTGGTTGGTGGCCTACGCCGCGGCGGGGATCAAGGACGCCTTCGAGTTGCCGCTGGTGGCCACCGTCCACGCCACCGAGTACGGCCGTCACCAGGGCTGGTTGCCCGGCCCGATGAACAAGCTGATCCACCAGGTCGAGTGGTGGCTGACCTACGAGGCGCGTCGCGTCATCACCTGCTCCGACTACATGCGCGGCCAGGTCGAGGACATCTTCGCCCTGCCACCGGACAAGATCGACGTCGTGCCGAACGGCGTGGCCGTCCGCGACTTCGCGCTCCCCGCCACCGAGGTGGACGCCTTCCGCCGCACCCTGGTCGGGCCCCGGACCCGCATGGTGCTGTTCGCGGGCCGGCTCGAGTACGAGAAGGGGGTGCAAACCGTCCTCGAGGCGTTGCAGAACGTGCGGGGTGCCGTCGGCCCCGTGAAGTTCTTCATCGCCGGGATCGGCACCTACTCCGACGAACTGCGGCGACGCGTACGCGAGCTCGGCCTGCGGCGCCACGTGCACTTCACCGGCTTCCTCGAGGACCACGAACTGCGGCTGCACTACGCGGCCGCGGACGTCGCGGTCGCGCCCAGCATCTACGAGCCCTTCGGCCTGGTCGCCGTCGAGGCCATGGCGTGCGGCACGCCGGTCGTCGCCGGCGACACCGGCGGGCTCCGCGAGATCGTCGCCGGTGGCTCGGGCCTGAGCTTTCCGCCCCAGGACGCCGACGAGCTGGCCGCTGCGCTCGTCCGGGTGCTGACCGACGACGGGCTGGCGCAGCGGATGGTGGCCCGCGCCCGCCGCCGGATCGCCGACCGCTACGACTGGTCCTCGGTCGCCGCCGCCACCGTCGACGTCTATGGGCGGGCCGCCGACGAGGAGGCCGCCCTCGCCGGTCGTGAGCAGCGACCCGCGCTCCGGGCCCTCCTGCACGCCGCGCCGATCCTGGAGTTCGGCGAAGCCGCCGGCTGA
- a CDS encoding nitrilase-related carbon-nitrogen hydrolase codes for MRVAAVQHDIDWEDRDATLRRLDGRVAAAAAGGATLVSFTEMFATGFSMNTHHTAEGQDGPIVAWMIDQAARHGVWVAGSLAMQDPGGDLPVNALCVVSPDGAVHRYDKLHPFSYAGEHERFGAGREFVTVDIDGVRVTLFVCYDLRFADEFWACARDTDAYLVVANWPAARRHHWRALLDARAIENQAYVVGVNRVGSGGGLDYTGDSRIVDPLGEVLAAGAGAETILYADLDPDVVARVRADLPFLPDRRTG; via the coding sequence ATGAGGGTCGCCGCGGTCCAGCACGACATCGACTGGGAGGACCGGGACGCGACGTTGCGCCGCCTCGACGGCCGGGTCGCCGCCGCCGCGGCAGGTGGCGCGACGCTGGTGTCGTTCACCGAGATGTTCGCCACCGGGTTCTCGATGAACACCCACCACACCGCCGAAGGGCAGGACGGCCCGATCGTGGCGTGGATGATCGACCAGGCCGCCCGGCACGGCGTCTGGGTCGCGGGTTCGCTGGCCATGCAGGACCCGGGCGGGGACCTGCCGGTCAACGCGCTGTGCGTGGTCTCGCCCGACGGGGCCGTCCACCGCTACGACAAGCTGCATCCCTTCAGCTACGCGGGGGAGCACGAACGGTTCGGTGCCGGCCGCGAGTTCGTCACCGTCGACATCGACGGCGTGCGGGTGACCCTGTTCGTCTGTTACGACCTGCGGTTCGCCGACGAGTTCTGGGCCTGCGCCCGCGACACCGACGCCTACCTCGTGGTCGCGAACTGGCCGGCTGCGCGTCGCCACCACTGGCGGGCGCTGCTCGACGCCCGCGCCATCGAGAACCAGGCCTACGTCGTCGGCGTGAACCGGGTCGGCAGCGGCGGCGGGCTCGACTACACCGGCGACAGCCGCATCGTCGACCCGCTCGGTGAGGTCCTGGCCGCCGGCGCCGGCGCCGAGACGATCCTGTACGCCGACCTCGACCCCGACGTGGTCGCCCGGGTGCGCGCCGACCTGCCCTTCCTGCCCGATCGCCGCACCGGCTGA
- a CDS encoding MarR family winged helix-turn-helix transcriptional regulator, whose product MAEPRWLTDDEQRAWRGLVSVVLRLPGALESQLQREADLSHFEYWVLALLSEADGRARRMRDLAQLANGSLSRLSHVVTRLERRGFVAREPAPDDARSTLAVLTDAGYAQVVATAPGHVATVRALVFDALAGRDVADLERICDALVASLDAHTGPRAG is encoded by the coding sequence ATGGCCGAGCCCCGGTGGTTGACCGACGACGAACAGCGCGCCTGGCGTGGCCTGGTCTCGGTGGTGCTGCGCCTACCGGGCGCGCTCGAGAGCCAGCTGCAGCGCGAGGCGGACCTGTCGCACTTCGAGTACTGGGTGCTGGCGCTGCTGAGCGAGGCGGACGGGCGTGCACGCCGGATGCGTGACCTGGCGCAGTTGGCCAACGGCTCGTTGTCCCGGCTCTCGCACGTGGTGACCCGGCTCGAGCGACGTGGCTTCGTCGCCCGCGAGCCCGCACCCGACGATGCCCGCAGCACCCTCGCCGTCCTCACCGACGCCGGGTACGCGCAGGTGGTGGCCACCGCCCCCGGTCACGTCGCCACAGTGCGCGCCCTGGTCTTCGACGCGCTGGCCGGGCGTGACGTCGCCGACCTCGAACGCATCTGCGACGCCCTGGTGGCCTCGCTCGACGCGCACACGGGCCCCCGGGCGGGGTGA
- a CDS encoding inositol monophosphatase, producing MPPLPHDVRQVVERARAVLHPALDGLAEELLTSSGNVAPDAKSDGTPVTALDHEVDARLQAAIAAALPDHGVLSEEQDTVVPDTEWCWILDPIDGTSNFTAGLPYWCVSVALAYRGEVVFATIDAPALGHRYEAALGEGARRNGIPIRVRELVAWDDTTMAHVPVMLTTGTARRARQAGVALNPRVMGSTALDLAIVAEGVAAASVAVIPHVWDIAAGTLLVREAGGSVVTLDGDELLPLRVGDDHAKMHAPTAAGADADEVRSLARRLLPD from the coding sequence GTGCCGCCGCTGCCCCACGACGTGCGCCAGGTGGTCGAGCGCGCCCGCGCGGTGCTGCACCCCGCCCTCGACGGCCTCGCCGAGGAACTGCTCACCTCCAGCGGCAACGTCGCGCCCGACGCCAAGTCCGACGGCACCCCGGTCACCGCGCTCGACCACGAGGTCGATGCCCGCCTGCAGGCCGCGATCGCCGCAGCGCTGCCCGACCACGGCGTGCTGAGCGAGGAACAGGACACGGTCGTCCCCGACACCGAGTGGTGCTGGATCCTCGACCCCATCGACGGCACCTCCAACTTCACGGCCGGGCTGCCGTACTGGTGCGTGTCGGTCGCACTGGCGTACCGCGGCGAGGTCGTGTTCGCCACGATCGACGCGCCCGCGCTCGGTCACCGCTACGAGGCGGCCCTCGGCGAGGGCGCCCGGCGGAACGGCATCCCGATCCGGGTGCGCGAACTCGTGGCGTGGGACGACACCACCATGGCGCACGTGCCGGTCATGCTCACGACGGGCACGGCGCGGCGGGCGCGCCAGGCCGGCGTCGCACTCAACCCGCGCGTGATGGGTTCGACCGCGCTCGATCTCGCGATCGTGGCCGAGGGCGTCGCGGCGGCGTCGGTGGCCGTCATCCCGCACGTGTGGGACATCGCCGCCGGCACCCTGCTGGTGCGCGAGGCCGGGGGGTCGGTCGTGACCCTCGACGGCGACGAGTTGTTGCCGCTGCGGGTCGGGGACGACCACGCGAAGATGCACGCGCCGACGGCCGCGGGCGCCGACGCCGACGAGGTGCGCTCGCTGGCACGCCGGCTCCTGCCGGACTGA
- a CDS encoding TetR/AcrR family transcriptional regulator has translation MAAPQRREQLIGVARSVFAERGYQGAAIEEIADRAGVSKPVVYQHFGGKEGLYAVVVDREVQRLTSAIAGSFDAVHPRLVAESAAEAFLSYIEEHEDGFRVLVRDAPVGASDGTLASVLDDVAVRAERLLVDEFGERGFDENTAPMYARMLVGAVALVGEWWLEVREPPREVVAAHVVNLLWNGLRHLEHAPTTLLRAERRSRRTVEDEI, from the coding sequence ATGGCCGCACCGCAGCGACGCGAGCAGTTGATCGGCGTCGCGCGGTCCGTCTTCGCCGAACGCGGCTACCAGGGCGCGGCCATCGAGGAGATCGCCGACCGCGCCGGGGTGTCCAAGCCGGTGGTCTACCAGCACTTCGGCGGCAAGGAGGGCCTGTACGCCGTCGTGGTCGACCGCGAGGTCCAGCGCCTCACCAGTGCGATCGCGGGGTCCTTCGACGCGGTGCACCCGCGACTGGTCGCCGAGTCGGCCGCCGAGGCGTTCCTGAGCTACATCGAGGAACACGAGGACGGCTTCCGGGTGCTGGTCCGTGACGCCCCCGTCGGCGCCAGCGACGGCACGCTGGCCTCCGTCCTCGACGACGTCGCCGTCCGCGCCGAACGCCTGCTCGTCGACGAGTTCGGCGAGCGCGGCTTCGACGAGAACACCGCGCCGATGTACGCGCGCATGCTGGTCGGTGCGGTCGCCCTGGTCGGCGAGTGGTGGCTCGAGGTCCGCGAGCCGCCCCGCGAGGTCGTCGCGGCCCACGTCGTCAACCTGCTCTGGAACGGGCTGCGGCACCTCGAACACGCCCCCACGACGCTCCTGCGCGCCGAGCGTCGCAGCCGACGCACGGTGGAGGACGAGATATGA